A window of Natronococcus sp. CG52 genomic DNA:
CCTCCCCGCTTTCGAACCCCCGTTTCTCCTGCAGCACAATCGCCCTCACATCCTATTTCACCGGAAATCCGGTGTGTGTGTGTGTGCCGCCGAAACTCTCAAGTCAATTCACCGGAAACACGGTGCCTGAGTAAATGCCCACATCCGACGATCTCTTTATTCGAGAGGATCCGATTTTCATCAACAAGGAGCTTCTCGAGATCAGCCATCTCCCGGACGAGGGGCGGATTGTTGGTCGAGACGAAGAGATTAGCCAACTTGCTAACGCAGTCAATCCCGCAATCTTCGGACAGAGTCCGAGCAACGTGCTCATTTACGGAAAAACCGGGACTGGAAAATCTCTCTGCGCGAAGTACGTTTCCAGACGACTCGTCGAGACTGCCGAAGAAGAAGGGATCACAGCCGTCTTCGCCTACGTCGACTGCGCTCAGGATACCACCGAAACGCAGGCCGTCCAGACGATCGCGAGCTCCGTCAATATCGATTCGACGGATATCTACATTCCCGACAAGGGTATTAGTACGGCGACCTACTACAAACGACTCTGGCGGCTGCTCAACCAGGAGTATGATGTTGCACTGATCATCCTCGACGAGATCGACAAACTCGAGGACGACGCGATCCTGATGCAACTCTCTCGTGCTGGCGAGGCGGGGAAAGTAACGGATTGCAAGATCGGGGTTATGGGGATCAGTAACAAGATCAAGTACAAAGACCGGATGGACGAACGGGTCAAGTCCAGTCTGTGCGAACGGGAGTTCGTCTTTCCGCCGTACAATGCGAGCCAACTCAACGAAATTATGGTCGCACGGAGTGACGCGTTTCGGGACGGCGTTCTCGAGGACGCAGTCATTCCGCGGGCGGCAGCGCTTGCCGCTCGCGAGCACGGTGATGCCCGTAAAGCGATCGATATTCTCCGGTATGCCGGCGAGATCGCGCAAGCGAAGGACGTTGACATCGTCCGGGAGAAGTTTGTCGTCCAGGCCCGCGAACGTGCGGAGGTCGACCGATTCCGTGAACTTATCCGCGGTTCGACGCCCCACTCCCGGTACGTCCTGCAGGCGTTGACCGTGCTCTCTCTCGATCACCAGCGCGACGGTGGTTCCGTAGAGCACCACGGGTTCCGAACGACCCGAATCTACGACGTCTACGAACAGATCTGTCGGCAGGAAGGAACCGATGCACTCTCACTCCGCCGCGTTCGGGATCTGCTAAAGGAACACGCCTTTCTCGACATTCTCGAACAGACACGCCACAGTGGCGGGAGTGCCGAAGGGAGCTATACCGAACACACGCTCCTCGAGAACCCTGAAGTTGTCAAAGACGTGCTCGAAGATACGGTCGAGTAATTTCTATCCCTGCGGCGTCTCGAATTCACCGGAAACGTAGTGTGTTTTGTAATACCGCTTTCCCTTTCACCGGAAACCCAGTGTGCTCGCAACAGACTCTTATTTCACCGGAAACCCGGTGTGTTCGCTATCGGGGAAGGGCAGCCATGACGACGGGAACTGTTAGTCGGAAATTTTCATTCTCGCTCTCCGATCGTCTCTCCATCCGTTTGTCCCTGGTTTGATCCGGTTCGGAAAGCTTGTCGGCCTATTGTGCCGGCTTCAGACGGCGGTTGCAATCCTGCTGTTCACCGGAAACCCGGTGTGGATGACAGTAATCAGAAGAACTGGAGACACCGGGTTTCCGGTGAAACGGGATCTCTGAATCTTGTTATCCATTAACAATAAACGTTGGCATGAGACTCATATTCACCGGAAACTCGGTGTGTGAACAGGCGATCGTACTTCTTCACGTAACCGCCAGACGAGCGACAATACTCGCGGAATTGGGGTCGGGGAAATGAGCGCTCGGATTCGTGAGCAGTGATTACGTGGCAATCGTAAATAGTAGCCACTGACAGTCAG
This region includes:
- a CDS encoding Cdc6/Cdc18 family protein → MPTSDDLFIREDPIFINKELLEISHLPDEGRIVGRDEEISQLANAVNPAIFGQSPSNVLIYGKTGTGKSLCAKYVSRRLVETAEEEGITAVFAYVDCAQDTTETQAVQTIASSVNIDSTDIYIPDKGISTATYYKRLWRLLNQEYDVALIILDEIDKLEDDAILMQLSRAGEAGKVTDCKIGVMGISNKIKYKDRMDERVKSSLCEREFVFPPYNASQLNEIMVARSDAFRDGVLEDAVIPRAAALAAREHGDARKAIDILRYAGEIAQAKDVDIVREKFVVQARERAEVDRFRELIRGSTPHSRYVLQALTVLSLDHQRDGGSVEHHGFRTTRIYDVYEQICRQEGTDALSLRRVRDLLKEHAFLDILEQTRHSGGSAEGSYTEHTLLENPEVVKDVLEDTVE